A portion of the Solea senegalensis isolate Sse05_10M linkage group LG17, IFAPA_SoseM_1, whole genome shotgun sequence genome contains these proteins:
- the myct1a gene encoding myc target protein 1 homolog: MAENNTNLFLEILESFDAVPLIIAFCVSIAVGLLLGALVYVILTWMSRRRAGSASITRRPPHQSRTPSRNRPGFNRNSSYDRRSNNSLISAAFSFHRQTSSPDHIDPLGHKSSFRASTFHPLLQCSQIAREAEEGSQTTLPRTPTLTTTTGSAHSAAQLTATPPRPESFWGNNGLRGFQATQTPPPAYESIIRAYQETRT, from the exons atggctgagaacaACACAAATCTCTTTCTGGAAATACTTGAGTCTTTTGATGCGG TCCCTCTGATCATAGCTTTCTGTGTGTCCATTGCGGTGGGCCTGCTTTTGGGGGCTCTGGTTTACGTGATCTTGACCTGGATGTCCAGACGGAGAGCAGGCTCTGCCAGCATCACCCGCCGCCCACCTCACCAATCACGCACCCCCTCGCGCAACCGCCCGGGCTTTAACCGCAACAGCAGCTATGACCGGCGCAGCAACAACAGTTTGATCAGTGCCGCCTTTAGCTTCCATCGCCAGACTTCCTCCCCAGATCACATTGACCCACTGGGGCACAAATCCAGCTTCAGGGCCTCCACTTTCCACCCTCTGCTCCAGTGCAGCCAAATCGctagagaggcagaggagggaagCCAGACCACGCTGCCTCGTACACCCACTCTCACCACAACGACTGGATCGGCCCACAGTGCAGCCCAGCTGACTGCCACCCCACCCAGACCTGAGTCATTTTGGGGGAACAATGGTCTGAGGGGTTTCCAGGCTACACAGACCCCACCTCCGGCTTATGAGAGCATTATTAGAGCTTATCAGGAAACGCGCACCTAA
- the serac1 gene encoding protein SERAC1: MSAAALRLIRCRRLSTAGSPGVKKVLQWKDLRTVAKVTGAVFLGGCIFITYEVVALDKAVTIDTSAIFQEKYKSYIYLKATSSDEKENLAAGLTYKARRELHKAARRFLELSSRLLLHSLDEHFTHVDADPHEVAMWVLLKRTQSANKADRLQAIQELADNHHWHDYQYRTAAQVIDQRTAVGLARIPQVDLRFFLPPPMLPDLEDGLSLEDGLRKLLASLPQSEVDKCVQYFTSLALRESTQSMAAQRGGLWCFGGNGLPYTQSLTSVPSEKVESFCVQALVQHSKVQSHCDHIVANGGLQLLQRVYRLRRDSLKIQRNIIRIIGNLALHESAHQAIAQSGWVSVLAEMMHSPHVMQASHAARALANLDRETLKEKYQDGVYILHPQTRGNEPIKADVLFIHGILGAAFKTWRQKDRNTLDEEKESGSWDDYTECWPKSWLAADCPNLRILSVEYDSHLSDWVAKCPAENQRKSLAYRSQELLKKLKLAGVGERPVVWVAHSMGGLLVKKMLLDASEDPDMQGLLKNTKGIMFYSVPHRGTSMAEYSVSVRYLLFPSVEVRELCKDSPALRNLNENFLNMAKQREFKVLSFAETLPTNVGPMIKILVVPAQSANLGIGEIIKVDVDHLNICKPERKDSFLYKRSLQFIQEALHSYISH, translated from the exons ATGTCTGCTGCAGCTCTACGTTTGATCCGCTGTCGGAGACTGAGCACAGCTGGATCACCTGGAGTGAAGAAAGTGCTTCAGTGGAAAGACTTGA GAACGGTTGCCAAAGTAACTGGCGCAGTTTTTTTAGG GGGCTGTATTTTTATTACATATGAGGTTGTAGCCTTGGACAAGGCTGTGACGATTGACACCAGTGCAATTTTCCAAGAGAAGTACAAGTCTTACATTTATCTAAAAGCCACTTCCTCGGATGAAAAGGAGAACCTTGCAGCAG ggCTTACATACAAAGCAAGGAGGGAACTTCACAAAGCAGCACGACGGTTTCTGGAATTATCCTCCAGGCTTTTGCTACATTCACTGGATG AGCACTTTACCCATGTAGATGCAGACCCACATGAGGTGGCGATGTGGGTCCTGCTGAAGAGAACACAGTCGGCAAATAAAGCCGACAGACTACAGGCTATACAGGAGCTTGCAGATAATCACCACTGGCATG ACTACCAGTACCGCACAGCAGCACAGGTCATAGACCAGCGAACAGCAGTGGGTCTGGCCCGGATCCCTCAGGTAGACCTGCGGTTCTTCCTGCCACCACCCATGCTGCCTGACCTGGAAGAT GGCTTGTCACTAGAGGACGGACTGAGGAAGCTGCTGGCGTCTCTGCCTCAGTCTGAGGTGGACAAATGTGTTCAGTACTTCACTTCACTGGCCCTCAGAGAAAGCACTCAGTCCATGGCAGCACAAAGG GGCGGTCTTTGGTGTTTTGGTGGCAATGGACTGCCGTACACCCAGAGCCTCACCTCTGTCCCCTCAGAGAAGGTGGAGTCCTTCTGTGTGCAGGCACTGGTACAGCACTCGAAG gtcCAGAGCCACTGTGACCACATAGTTGCCAATGGGggcctgcagctcctccagagGGTTTATCGGCTCCGTAGAGACTCCCTGAAGATTCAAAGGAACATCATTCGAATCATAGGAAACTTGGCGCTTCACGAGAGCGCTCACCAGGCTATAGCCCAGTCTG GATGGGTGTCCGTCCTGGCAGAGATGATGCACTCTCCTCATGTCATGCAGGCGTCTCACGCAGCTCGTGCTCTGGCCAACCTGGACAGGGAGACTCTAAAAGAGAAATACCAAGACGGCGTCTACATCCTCCATCCACAAACACGTGGCAA TGAGCCAATCAAAGCAGACGTGCTGTTCATCCATGGGATTCTAGGGGCGGCTTTTAAAACATGGAGGCAGAAGGACCGCAATACGTTAGATGAAGAAAAGGAGTCAGGCAGCTGGGACGACTATACAGAGTGCTGGCCAAAG TCTTGGTTGGCGGCTGACTGTCCAAATCTGAGAATACTATCTGTGGAGTATGATAGTCACCTCAGTGACTGGGTGGCCAAGTGTCCTGCTGAAAATCAGAG GAAGTCTTTGGCCTACAGAAGTCAAGAGCTGCTAAAGAAATTAAAGTTGGCTGGTGTTGGAGAGAGGCCTGTGGTCTGGGTAGCCCACAGTATGGGAG gGTTACTGGTTAAGAAAATGCTGCTGGATGCCTCGGAGGACCCGGACATGCAAGGGCTGTTAAAAAACACCAAGGGCATCATGTTCTACAGTGTTCCTCACCGTGGTACCTCCATGGCGGAGTACTCTGTCAGTGTCCGATATCTCCTCTTTCCCTCTGTAGAAGTCCGAGAACTTTGTAAAG ACTCCCCAGCGCTGCGGAACCTGAACGAGAACTTCTTGAATATGGCCAAACAAAGGGAATTCAAGGTGCTGAGCTTCGCAGAGACACTGCCAACAAACGTCGGTCCCATGATTAAGATACTGGTGGTACCAGCACAATCAGCAA ATCTAGGCATCGGGGAGATCATCAAGGTGGATGTAGATCATCTCAACATCTGCAAGCCAGAGAGGAAGGACTCGTTCCTGTACAAACGCAGCCTCCAGTTCATCCAGGAAGCACTGCACAGCTACATCAGCCACTGA
- the gtf2h5 gene encoding general transcription factor IIH subunit 5: MVNVHKGVLVECDPAMKQFLLYLDETMALGKKFVLKDLDDTHLFILAEVVQTLQDRVGELMDQNSFPITQK; encoded by the exons ATGGTGAACGTGCACAAAGGTGTCCTTGTTGAATG TGATCCTGCAATGAAACAGTTCCTGCTCTACCTGGATGAAACTATGGCCTTGGGGAAGAAGTTTGTCCTCAAAGATCTTGACGACACGCATCTCTTTATCCTGGCAGAAGTGGTTCAGACTCTCCAGGACAGAGTCGGCGAGCTAATGGACCAAAATTCATTCCCCATCACGCAGAAATGA
- the dynlt1b gene encoding dynein light chain Tctex-type 1, giving the protein MDEYQTEEETAFIVEDVSKVIKESVEVAIGGSTYQHSRVNQWSTSVVEQCLSQLSKMGKPFKYIVTCIIMQKNGAGLQTASACFWDNSTDGSCAVRWENKSMYCIVSVFGLAI; this is encoded by the exons ATGGACGAGTatcaaacagaagaggag ACTGCGTTCATCGTTGAAGATGTGAGCAAAGTAATTAAAGAG TCAGTAGAAGTCGCCATAGGAGGAAGTACCTACCAACACAGCAGAGTAAACCAGTGGTCCACATCTGTTGTGGAGCAGTGCCTCAGTCAGCTCAGCAAAATGGGAAAGCCTTTCAAATATATTg taACCTGCATCATCATGCAGAAAAATGGTGCTGGTCTACAAACTGCTAGCGCCTGCTTCTGGGACAACTCTACTGATG GGAGCTGTGCAGTGAGGTGGGAGAACAAGTCCATGTACTGTATCGTCAGTGTTTTTGGCCTCGCCATTTGA